Proteins encoded in a region of the Phoenix dactylifera cultivar Barhee BC4 chromosome 3, palm_55x_up_171113_PBpolish2nd_filt_p, whole genome shotgun sequence genome:
- the LOC103704028 gene encoding clathrin light chain 2, which produces MSGAFADSFGTGTDSPTRPPASTTHPFDDDDSYLGYDPRLPSQRFDAFSPDDDAEDSLLKDDAVPPIFAPPSPYADDGSFPPPSAIPETPSPPPIYAAADPQGFSPLSLEINGRAFGGAFSAPDGPILPPPAEMGPEEGSILREWRRQNALQIQEKERREKESVNQIREEAEDYKADFLRGRKLNCETNKANNREKEKLFVANQAKFHAEADKNYWKTIAELIPREVPALEKKKGKKEEKKPSVLVIQGPKPGKPTDLSRMRQILLKLKHSPPPHMKPVPAAAPTMPSNDAKTAVAPLATPKAAAVAAPIEAVAVA; this is translated from the exons atGTCCGGCGCCTTCGCCGATTCGTTCGGTACGGGCACGGACTCGCCCACCCGGCCCCCCGCCTCCACGACTCACCCCTTCGACGACGACGACAGCTATTTGGGCTACGACCCTCGCCTCCCCTCCCAGCGCTTCGACGCCTTCTCCCCCGACGACGACGCCGAAGACTCCCTCCTCAAGGACGACGCCGTCCCTCCGATCTTCGCTCCCCCATCCCCCTACGCGGACGACGGATCCTTCCCGCCCCCCTCCGCCATCCCGGAGACCCCGTCCCCGCCGCCGATCTACGCCGCCGCCGATCCTCAGGGATTCTCCCCGCTCTCGCTGGAGATTAACGGAAGGGCTTTCGGTGGGGCCTTCTCTGCCCCCGATGGGCCGATCCTGCCTCCGCCGGCGGAGATGGGGCCCGAAGAGGGCTCTATACTCCGAGAATGGAGACG GCAAAATGCTTTACAAAttcaagaaaaggaaaggagggAGAAAGAGTCGGTCAACCAGATCAGGGAGGAAGCTGAAGATTACAAAGCTGATTTCCTGAGGGGGAGAAAACTTAACTGTGAAACTAATAAAGCCAATAacagggagaaggagaag CTCTTTGTGGCCAATCAAGCAAAATTTCATGCTGAGGCGGACAAGAATTACTGGAAGACAATTGCAGAGCTTATTCCACGTGAGGTGCCAGCActagagaagaaaaaaggaaagaaagaggagaagaaaccaTCAGTTCTTGTAATCCAGGGCCCAAAACCTGGGAAGCCTACCGATCTTTCAAGAATGCGCCAGATACTGCTGAAGCTTAAGCACTCCCCACCTCCACACATGAAACCTGTCCCTGCAGCAGCACCTACTATGCCTTCTAATGATGCTAAAACAGCTGTGGCCCCTTTGGCCACTCCTAAggctgctgctgttgctgctccTATTGAGGCTGTAGCTGTTGCTTGA
- the LOC103704026 gene encoding zinc finger CCCH domain-containing protein 25 has protein sequence MNPLTLVKRTQKINSTEAALGISEEASWHARYKDSAYIFVGGIPYDLTEGDLLAVFAQYGEIVDVNLVRDKSTGKSKGFAFLAYEDQRSTILAVDNLNGAKILGRIVRVDHVSSYKKKEEEDEEKEQQKREARGVCHAYQRGECNRGASCKFSHDEQRCADSAWGPKESNSRWDHNRYGDHPKGHKNLLHGAPDQTQQGRVIGGESKSKSRDKDGHHSLRSDAFEEYSYDQRKQSDLTLKNLERRGSEKSGGRLRDERKSEDDTGLRRWEKHIERSKLEPNQEDDPYRRGSGRWPKPDRDSSSRYCVRKEEEEYRRRSHR, from the exons ATGAATCCTCTGACGCTGGTGAAGCGGACGCAGAAGATAAATTCGACGGAGGCGGCGTTAGGGATCTCGGAGGAGGCATCGTGGCACGCCAGGTACAAGGACTCTGCCTACATCTTCGTCGGCGGCATCCCCTACGACCTCACCGAAGGCGACCTCCTCGCCGTCTTTGCCCA GTATGGGGAGATTGTTGATGTTAACCTTGTTAGAGATAAGAGCACTGGGAAATCCAAAGGTTTTGCCTTCTTAGCATATGAAGATCAAAGGAGTACAATTCTTGCTGTAG ATAACTTAAATGGGGCCAAGATTCTTGGTCGAATTGTAAGGGTTGATCATGTCAGTagctacaaaaaaaaagaggaagaagatgaggagaaagAGCAGCAAAAGAGGGAGGCACGGGGTGTATGTCATGCTTACCAAAGGGGTGAATGCAACCGAGGAGCTTCATGCAAATTTTCTCATGATGAGCAG AGATGCGCAGACTCAGCTTGGGGTCCCAAGGAGAGCAATTCGAGATGGGATCACAACAGGTATGGGGATCATCCGAAGGGCCATAAGAATTTATTGCATGGTGCCCCAGACCAGACTCAGCAGGGTAGAGTAATAGGGGGCGAGTCGAAATCTAAATCAAGAGATAAAGATGGCCACCACTCTTTGAGATCAGATGCCTTTGAAGAGTACAGCTATGACCAGCGAAAACAAAGTGACTTGACTCTGAAAAATCTGGAAAGACGGGGAAGTGAGAAATCTGGAGGGAGACTAAGGGATGAAAGAAAATCGGAAGATGATACTGGATTGCGAAGATGGGAGAAGCACATTGAAAGGTCCAAATTAGAACCAAATCAAGAAGATGATCCATACAGACGAGGAAGTGGCAGATGGCCGAAGCCTGACAGAGATTCATCCTCCCGTTATTGcgtaaggaaagaagaagaagaatatcgCAGGAGATCACATAGATAG
- the LOC103704027 gene encoding putative serine/threonine-protein kinase, translated as MIESGLRIKGRLDRMGRRFCCFGAAQSRKRKNGGHRTTSDSGVGLPQAPKNVRLFSYNELKSAARNFHPTNRIGRGGFGVVYKGTLRDETEVAIKTLSAESKQGTNEFLTEIDMVSNIRHPNLVQLMGCCVEGRNRILVYEYLENNSLANALLGPANKRIALDWPKRAAICAGTAQGLAFLHEEAEPHIVHRDIKASNVLLDKDLAPKIGDFGLAKLFPDNVTHISTRVAGTMGYLAPEYALLGQLTKKADIYSFGVLVLEIISGRCGSKSIWELDMHTLLEWTWKLRDEDRLLDIVDPELVGYPEEEVLRFIKVALFCTQATSNQRPSMKRVVEMLSDEVSLDVRNLIQPGVVKDRGQTPGNPSGSSGGIWRQRGGQLAKGSSAITSTSAAMSVIELQPR; from the exons ATGATCGAAAGCGGCCTGCGAATTAAAGGTCGGCTTGATCGGATGGGAAGAAGGTTCTGCTGCTTTGGTGCAGCACAATCAAGGAAAAGGAAGAATGGTGGTCATCGCACAACATCGGATTCAG GTGTTGGTTTACCACAGGCACCAAAAAATGTGCGGCTTTTTTCCTATAATGAGTTGAAGTCAGCAGCACGGAACTTTCATCCAACAAACAGAATAGGTCGTGGAGGGTTTGGAGTCGTATATAAA GGAACATTGAGGGATGAAACAGAGGTTGCAATAAAGACACTGTCTGCTGAATCAAAGCAAGGAACGAATGAGTTTCTGACTGAGATTGATATGGTATCAAATATTAGGCATCCTAATCTTGTTCAACTGATGGGGTGTTGTGTTGAAGGCAGGAACAGGATTTTGGTTTATGAGTATCTGGAGAACAATAGTCTAGCAAATGCTCTACTTG GTCCAGCGAATAAGCGGATTGCTTTGGATTGGCCCAAAAGAGCTGCTATTTGTGCGGGTACAGCTCAGGGTCTTGCATTTCTCCATGAGGAAGCCGAGCCACATATTGTCCATCGAGATATCAAGGCTAGTAATGTTTTACTTGACAAAGACCTAGCCCCAAAAATTGGAGACTTTGGTCTAGCTAAGCTTTTTCCTGACAATGTCACTCACATTAGCACACGTGTGGCAGGAACTAT GGGTTACCTGGCTCCAGAATATGCCTTACTGGGGCAACTAACCAAGAAAGCAGACATCTACAGTTTTGGAGTGCTTGTACTCGAGATAATCAGTGGTAGGTGTGGCAGCAAGTCGATATGGGAACTTGATATGCATACTCTTCTGGAGTGG ACATGGAAGCTGCGAGATGAAGATAGGCTGTTGGATATTGTGGATCCGGAACTGGTGGGGTATCCAGAGGAGGAGGTCTTGCGCTTCATCAAGGTAGCATTGTTTTGCACCCAAGCAACGTCGAACCAGAGGCCCTCCATGAAACGGGTTGTAGAAATGCTGTCAGATGAGGTCAGTCTTGATGTTAGAAATCTAATTCAGCCAGGCGTGGTTAAAGACAGAGGTCAGACTCCTGGAAATCCTAGTGGAAGTTCAGGGGGGATTTGGAGGCAAAGAGGCGGCCAGTTGGCCAAGGGATCTTCAGCAATCACTTCCACAAGCGCTGCCATGAGCGTGATTGAGTTGCAGCCTAGATGA